The DNA segment GGGCGGCGGGTGCGGGCGGCCCTGACGGCGTGCCGGAACGCGGCGCTCCGAGCGCACCGTTGGCCCCGGAGGGCGCTGACGGCGCGGCGGGCTTGCGCGGCGCGAACCAGTCGCTGGTGGGCCGCCCGGCCGGCGGCTCGTCGGCCTCCGGCTCCGGATCGGGCTCGGGCGGCAGCGGCATCGCCGCGGTCCGCTCCTGGTCGGTGCCACCGGCACCGCCGGCACCACCGGCACCGGCGCCGTTGATGGGTTCGCTCTCCCCCATCGGCGTCCGCATGACGACCGGTGGAATCGGCCGCGAGCCGGGGATGTTGATCCGGATACGCGTCGTCAGCGTGGTCTCGGTCCTGGGCTCGTCCGGCTGCGGCTCGGGGGCCGGCGCTGCGGCTTCCTCCGGAGACTGGCGGGTTCCGTACGGCGGCGTGCCCGAGGGGTACGCGGCCCCGCCACGCCCCTGGGGACCGGTGGACGAACTGTCAGTTTCACGACTCAAGGCAGGTTCTCCCGGTTGGCTCCGCCGCCCGTTCTTACTTGTGCGGGAGGTTCGGCGGCGCGCACCACCATACTGGCCACGGCGCGATGACACCCCACACCCAGCGGAATGCGATGTTCCGACAGCCCGGCGGCGGCGTCCGGTTCACCGGGCGAAGCGGCACATCACTTGCCAGGTCGGGCGGAATCCGGCCCCGGCTGCGGCACTTTGCGCACGGTGGCACAGATCACAGCGGCCACCATCCCGCCCAGCAGGAAGACGTACGACCCCGTTCCCGCGCCGAAGACGAAGTCACCCTCCGGGCGGGTGGAGGTCAGCAGCATGACGGCGACCAGCCAGCCGACGGCGGGGGCGCCGACCCCGACCGCCGTACCGGTCGCCACCCGGCCGCCGTAGAAGACGGCCGCGGTGCCCAGCAGCGCGAGCACCAGGCCGCCGGGGAACCAGCCCGCCTGTACGAGCGCGCCCGCGAGGCCGGTCAGCGCGCCGAGGACGAGGAGTCCGAAGTAGGCAGCGATACGGCGGGGGTTCAGCGGCGCCGCGATGCCCGGATGACCCTGGTTCATACTCATTCGGTCACTCCCGTACTGCCCGTTGTGCCGCTCGCCGTGCTGCCGGCTTCGATGCCCGCGAAGAGGTCCGTCTCGCGCTCGCCGTCCGGTGCCCCCGATGCGCCGCGCACCAGTTCGTAGTACTCGCGCGTGAGGAGCGGCTGCCCCAGGTCGTTGGAGAGCGCGAAGAAGGGCCCGTCCACCGCGATCTGGGTGGCGTGCGCGCGCATCGCGGCCGACTTGGCGGCCGCGTACGCCGTGCCGTCGATCTCCGCGGTGACGACGGCGTCGTCCACGACCCCCGGCACATCGCCGACGTCCGCGACCCCCGGGAAAGCGGCACCGGCGGCCCGCAGCCCGGCGAAGCCCTCCTCGGCCACCGACCGCGGCACCCGGTTCCAGTAGATCTTCGCGATCGTGTGCGCCTCGCCGAGCTCCGGCCGGAAGGCGGGCTCGGCCGCGAGTGCGGCTGCGCGCATCGCGACACGGTGCGCCTGGATGTGGTCGGGGTGGCCGTAGCCGCCGTTGGTGTCGTACGTCACCAGGACCTGCGGCCGCACGGAGCGGACCACCTCGACCAGGTACGCCGCCGCGGTGTCGACCGCCGTGTTCCAGAAGGCCCCCTCGCGGTGGTTCTGCGCGACGCCCATCATCCCGGAGTCCCGGAAACGCCCGGGGCCGCCGAGGAAGCGGTGGTCCGTGACGCCCAGTTCCCGCATCGCGGCGGCCAGTTCACCGATGCGATGGGCACCCAGACCGTCCTCGCGGTCGGCCGCGAGATGAGCGAGGCCGGGCGGAATGATCTCGCCCTCCTCGCCGAGCGTGCAGGTCACCAGGGTGACGTGAGCACCCTCGGCGGCGTATGCGGCCATGGTGGCGCCGTTGTTGATCGACTCGTCGTCGGGGTGCGCGTGCACCAGGAGAAGGCGCCGGTCGGGGAGGCCCGTCAGCCGGTCGGGGAGGTCCGTCATGGGAACAGCCTACGAGTCGCCCCCGCTTCCAGGGGCGCCCGTCCGTACGTACGTCGTCTCAGAACTTGATACCGCCGATCATCCCGGCCACGTTGGTCGTGAGCGAGTGAATGGTGGGCGCAACGGACGAGCTGGCCAGGTAGAAGCCCAGAAGCGCGCAGACCAGCGCGTGCCCCGCTTTGAGCCCCGACTTCCTGACCATGAGCACGACGATGATCGTCAGCAGCACCACCGCCGAGATCGAGAGCGCCATGACGGTTCACCTCCATTTGCGTACGGTCCAGGGGCATGCCACAACTGCCGGTAGCGTCATACCCACCTAGCGCTACGGATCATAACTATCCGGCGGCGTGCATGATCGATGCACGGCAGCACGAGGGGCGCATGGACGTACGCCCCCGGCAGAACCGGTCGGCACATGCCCGCTGTCGAGGGCGGTCCGCGGCACTCCTCTAGGTTCAGTCGCATGACATCGAACGAACACTCCTTTCCGCGCCGGTTCGCCAGAACCCAGCGCTTCACGCTCGGTGCCCCGCGCGCCTTCACGGTGTCGCCCGACGGCAGCAGGGTCAGCTACCTGCGCTCCCCCACCGGAACGGACCGCGCGAACCGGCTCTGGGTGCTCGACCTCGC comes from the Streptomyces sp. NBC_01471 genome and includes:
- a CDS encoding DUF6113 family protein, with protein sequence MSMNQGHPGIAAPLNPRRIAAYFGLLVLGALTGLAGALVQAGWFPGGLVLALLGTAAVFYGGRVATGTAVGVGAPAVGWLVAVMLLTSTRPEGDFVFGAGTGSYVFLLGGMVAAVICATVRKVPQPGPDSARPGK
- the mshB gene encoding N-acetyl-1-D-myo-inositol-2-amino-2-deoxy-alpha-D-glucopyranoside deacetylase, translated to MTGLPDRRLLLVHAHPDDESINNGATMAAYAAEGAHVTLVTCTLGEEGEIIPPGLAHLAADREDGLGAHRIGELAAAMRELGVTDHRFLGGPGRFRDSGMMGVAQNHREGAFWNTAVDTAAAYLVEVVRSVRPQVLVTYDTNGGYGHPDHIQAHRVAMRAAALAAEPAFRPELGEAHTIAKIYWNRVPRSVAEEGFAGLRAAGAAFPGVADVGDVPGVVDDAVVTAEIDGTAYAAAKSAAMRAHATQIAVDGPFFALSNDLGQPLLTREYYELVRGASGAPDGERETDLFAGIEAGSTASGTTGSTGVTE